The Osmerus eperlanus chromosome 1, fOsmEpe2.1, whole genome shotgun sequence genome includes the window CGTTGATCGATATTCATAGCCCAATAACACAAGTCGAACATGTACATCACAACGTTCAATTAtacagaaaaaagaaaacatactgTGCTTAGGCCTGGTTAATATGACTGGACACCGGGATTTCAACTTGGGAGTCTAATAGCGTTATGTGCAGGCGGCAAGATCAATATGTggctatagcctactgtagacACAATTGACAAAAACTGCTGACGCAGGGTGTCATGCCATAGAAGTGACACCAAACTATACGCGTTAATAAGTGCTTCTATATTCATGTATGCAGACACACTGTGCCACGCATAGACAGATATATGATCGATGAATGACATTACGATAAATACATTATTTGGTGCAAATTGAATAATATTTGCATACACATCTGAAGTTATACCAGTTTAAAGCAGCTGTATTGGGCCTCAGATATCGACTTTGTCACCATAGATACCGACAATATAGCTGCACGTGAACATCTCCTGGTGCTGCAGCTCCATCTAGCGGACACAGTGTCACTACATCCGGGACAACCCTAGTGACTACTGTACCAAATTAAATTACAAATCATTGGATCCATTCTGTCAAAAAGTAGCTAGTATTCCCCAAATGAACAACCTTGTCAGACACAAACTACTAAAATAACATTAACTATATCCAGTCGACAAGTTCTAATTTGAAGTGTCCCTCAAATCAATCCACCAACATCCTTGTGGTGTTGAGATGTTAAGTCAGCAGTGCAGAAGTGGACTTTATTTGAATTATACGTGACGTGGTTCGAAGAGAACCACTGTGCGGCCATGGTACAAGAGTTACAATGCAGAGATAACACCAACAAGTTCATATATACAAAACCACAGAATTCATCCTTCCTGACAAACCTCTCAACACAGGTTCTGGCCCAACGGATCCTGTCCTTTAAATGCGTCTAATCTGAATGACATCTCACTCATTTACACTGTATTGAGAGTTGTTTCTTAAGACATTCATAAAGGAGCAAATGTCCCTGAAGCAGGGCGAAGGAGAGATGCTCCTGAACCTCCAGATCATCATGGCACAGGAGAACCGGATGTTTCCAAGGAGACCAACATGATAAGAACGGTACACATGATCCTAGAGAAGCCACTTCCTGTATCTTCAGAGAGCTTAGTTCTCTACCTAACGCATGAGTAGCCCCAACAGTACggagggctgtgattggtcactgGCGCTTGGCCTTGTAGGGCCGCGAGCGCTTCCTGCGGTCTGGCTTCCTCTGTTTGTGCAGTCGGCCGATGCTGACTCCCTGACGCCGCCGCACAGAGATgttctgctccaccaggctggccAGCATACCTgtagcggaggaggaggggagagagagagattaggaggaggagaggagagaggaagggagagagagacatgaagcaattagaggggagagaggaagaggaagggagaatgggagaggagggatggagaagcgATATCAAATGAAAGAATGAAGAACGGTAtgagagatggggggatggaggaagagaggtggagaaattGAAAAGGGataagaagagaggggaggagagatgggggaagaaGAACAGATACAAAGATGTTGCGCTTCATAGATTTGTAAAACATTACATCCATATTCATGAACAATAGAAAATTCATAAGACGTAGAAAAGCATGTTTAAAATGCTTCCACAGAAAAGCAGCACTGGGCTGCTGCTGCATTACATCCCCACTGCCTGGTTGAAGGCCGGGATTACACCCACCCTGGGATTACACCCACACTGGGATTACACCCACACTGGGATTACACCCACACTGGGATTACACCCACACTGGGATTACACCCACACTGGGATTACACCCACACTGGGATTACACCCACCCTGGGTCTGGAAGCAGGTGAGCTGAGCTGGGTTAATAGACTGGCAACATTTTCTAAGGTTTCGTAGCACTCCCAGAAGCATTTTATTGCTCAACTGTTAACTGAAACATCCCTCCGTGTTTACAAAACGCTGGAGTCATGTTGACATTGGGAGGTTTGTTACCCAAGAGGTCCTAACACactgatagggttagggttaggcctgATAGACACACTGATAGGGTTAGGCCTGATAGAGACAGAAATACAAACACCACAAGAGAAGTTTGATACTCAAATCATTGATTGTCCTGACACTCCAGCGCACACGGCATGAACTCATACTAATAAGGCTGCGGGCCTCTTCCTGCCCTGATCTCAGAAAACACCGGTCTGTCATTGGACTGCTGGAGTCAGAATTGGGAgggatgtgagagagggggacggagggggagagggcacagggagggatcagcctggaggagagatgCGGGTCAGCTTACCTTCCTGGGCCAGCATGGATATGAACGTGCAGATGAACTCATCATAATTGTGTGTTCTCCTCTGGTCATCAATCTAGGAGTCAAAACATCATTAGGTTCAAAGCCCTAggcatttatttttaatttttttatccaATATTGTTTCATATCTGGCTCACATGTTTCATACATCATGTGTTTATGTGGCAGTAACACATGTTTAAGCACACACCACCTGCAAAGAGACACAAAAGAGTTGATATGCAAACGAACTTTgtattttttcctcttctccacctcctccttcaggaAGACTTCGTAGCTGGCGATGTCACCCTCCACACAGCGCAGCAGGGCCAGCAGCTCCTGCAGCAGAAACACAGCagctggagtcactcctctaacgagcactgcctcactctcaggctggagtcactcctctaacgagcactgcctcactctcaggctggagtcactcctctaacgagcactgcctcactctcaggctggagtcactcctctaacgagcactgcctcactctcaggctggagtcactcctctaacgagcactgcctcactcaggctggagtcactcctctaactagcactgcctcactctcaggctggagtcactcctctaactagcactgcctcactctcaggctggagtcactcctctaactagcactgcctcactctcaggctggagtcactcctctaacgagcactgcctcactctcaggctggagtcactcctctaacgagcactgcctcactctcaggctggagtcactcctctaacgagcactgcctcactctcaggctggagtcactcctctaactagcactgcctcactctcaggctggagtcactcctctaactagcactgcctcactctcaggctggagtcactcctctaactagcactgcctcactctcaggctggagtcactcctctaactagcactgcctcactctcaggctggagtcactcctctaacgagcactgcctcactctcaggctggagtcagacctctaacgagcactgcctcactcaggctggagtcactcctctaacgagcactgcctcactctcaggctggagtcactcctctaacgagcactgcctcactctcaggctggagtcactcctctaactagcactgcctcactctcaggctggagtcactcctctaactagcactgcctcactgtcaggctggagtcactcctctaacgagcactgcctcactctcaggctggagtcactcctctaactagcactgcctcactctcaggctggagtcactcctctaactagcactgcctcactctcaggctggagtcactcctctaacgagcactgcctcactgtcaggctggagtcactcctctaactagcactgcctcactctcaggctggagtcactcctctaacgagcactgcctcactctcaggctggagtcactcctctaactagcactgcctcactctcaggctggagtcactcctctaactagcactgcctcactctcaggctggagtcactcctctaactagcactgcctcactctcaggctggagtcactcctctaacgagcactgcctcactctcaggctggagtcactcctctaacgagcactgcctcactctcaggctggagtcactcctctaactagcactgcctcactctcaggctggagtcactcctctaacgagcactgcctcactctcaggctggagtcagacctctaacgagcactgcctcactcaggctggagtcactcctctaacgagcactgcctcactctcaggctggagtcactcctctaacgagcactgcctcactctcaggctggagtcactcctctaacgagcactgcctcactcaggctggagtcactcctctaactagcactgcctcactgtcaggctggagtcactcctctaacgagcactgcctcactcaggctggagtcactcctctaactagcactgcctcactctcaggctggagtcactcctctaacgagcactgcctcactcaggctggagtcactcctctaactagcactgcctcactctcaggctggagtcactcctctaacgagcactgcctcactgtcaggctggagtcactcctctaactagcactgcctcactctcaggctggagtcactcctctaactagcactgcctcactctcaggctggagtcactcctctaacgagcactgcctcactctcaggctggagtcactcctctaacgagcactgcctcactctcaggctggagtcactcctctaactagcactgcctcactgtcaggctggagtcactcctctaactagcactgcctcactctcaggctggagtcactcctctaactagcactgcctcactctcaggctggagtcactcctctaacgagcactgcctcactctcaggctggagtcactcctctaacgagcactgcctcactctcaggctggagtcactcctctaactagcactgcctcactgtcaggctggagtcactcctctaactagcactgcctcactgtcaggctggagtcactcctctaactagcactgcctcactctcaggctggagtcactcctctaactagcactgcctcactctcaggctggagtcactcctctaacgagcactgcctcactctcaggctggagtcactcctctaactagcactgcctcactctcaggctggagtcactcctctaactagcactgcctcactctcaggctggagtcactcctctaactagcactgcctcactctcaggctggagtcactcctctaacgagcactgcctcactctcaggctggagtcactcctctaacgagcactgcctcactctcaggctggagtcactcctctaactagcactgcctcactgtcaggctggagtcactcctctaactagcactgcctcactctcaggctggagtcactcctctaacgagcactgcctcactctcaggctggagtcagacctctaacgagcactgcctcactctcaggctggagtcactcctctaactagcactgcctcactctcaggctggagtcactcctctaacgagcactgcctcactcaggctggagtcagacctctaacgagcactgcctcactctcaggctggagtcactcctctaacgagcaccgcctcactctcaggctggagtcactcctctaacgagcactgcctcactctcaggctggagtcagacctctaacgagcactgcctcactcaggctggagtcactcctctaacgagcactgcctcactctcaggctggagtcactcctctaacgagcacggcctcactctcaggctggagtcactcctctaacgagcactgcctcactctcaggctggagtcactcctctaacgagcactgcctcactctcaggctggagtcactcctctaacgagcactgcctcactctcaggctggagtcagacctctaacgagcactgcctcactcaggctggagtcactcctctaacgagcactgcctcactctcaggctggagtcactcctctaacgagcacggcctcactctcaggctggagtcactcctctaacgagcactgcctcactcaggctggagtcactcctctaacgagcactgcctcactcaggctggagtcactcctctaacgagcactgcctcactctcaggctggagtcactcctctaacgagcactgcctcactcaggctggagtcactcctctaacgagcactgcctcactctcaggctggagtcagacctctaacgagcactgcctcactctcaggctggagtcagACCCAGGACTGAGAAGTGAAGAGACTGTTCTCACGGGAGGAGACATTGATGCATTATTCCGATAATAACACAGCATGTAATACGTGTGATTATGATGTGAATTATCCTTGCAAAatgattaagaacattttaataTTTGAAGGTGATAACATAAAAAAGACAAAGATAGAACCAGACTAACTTTAGGATTGTATTTCTCCCCAGAAGGTTTGCTGCTTCCTGTGGTTTCCGTGGAGACGACCTTGCAGGGTttgacctccaccccctctttgctgtcctcctccttcacctccccctgccctccccctccctcccccgctccggggcttccctcctgctccctcttctCTGGGGGAGGGGTTGCCTTGGGCTCGTCCGATGACGTCCCCGCTGTGGAGGAACATGAAGGAGTTGTGAATATTGGTGGAGGCAGGGCATATacaaggtggaggcagggtacagAGGCAGGGCATGTGTACAAGGTGGAGGAAGGGCTTAGCTTCCAGGTGGAGGCGGAGGTAAGCTACCAGGTGAAGGCAGGGCGTATGTACCGGGTGGAGGCAGGGCGTATGTACCGGGTGGAGGCAGGGCGTAGAGGACTCCGTTCTCCTGCAGGTGCAGCAAGGCGGTGCAGACAGAAGGCCCCAGCTCTCGCACGGCGCGGTGGTGCCGGGCGTCCAGCCGCTGGCCCTCGTCCTCCCCAAACAGCACGCGGGTCAGGTGGGACGCCACAGGGCTGGAGGGCCGCGTGGCCGCCTGCGAGCGAGCCGGGGACCGCAGCGGGGAGTTGAAGGCGCTGCCGATCTCGGAGGCGGTGTCGGTGCTCTCGTTGCTGGGTGTAGGCGAGGGCTGCGACGCCGCCGTGATGCTGATCCCACCGCTGCGGCCCTCGGTGCGGACTGAGAGCGGCGTGGTCATGGCATCCTGGAGTTGCACCTCCTTCTTCAACTTCTCCGTCAGGACATTCAGGGCCAGCGGGCCCCCCGACGGGCCCCCCGACGGGCCCCCCGACGGGCCCCCACCAGGCCGTGGACGGAGGCCAGCCTTGCGCCGGAACCTGACAGGTCCCATCCAGAGGAGACGGCTAGTCATTAGTGGTTTGGGGCAACTGTATCACTAATAGTCTATACGGTACTGTAGGTATAGGGCTTTGCAGAGATGATAACAGTATATACACTGTAGGTCgtagatgggaagtaacaaagtacaagtaccgtatttcttcgattaaatgcCGCTCCAAAAattaacattgtgtaataaacgccggcctcgattaaacgccgcaccaaaaaaatcaggaaacggttatttaattggttaaattaaaatactgtatttattacacaagtaaatcacaagtgtattATAATTCCCTCGAAGCACTGAAAGACACAAGGGTCTTTCTTGCTCCAggtttgaagcttcttctccaaatccaccgtgaaaactaaacccacagcataaagagaaaataaagactacattagcttaatatgaacatacaaagacatgcgcagcatgtaaataaatagggtgaccagacgtccgcctttaaccggacatgtcctcttttcgagacctaaaaaatgcgtccggcagggattccaaaattgtccgggattttgcctcgtcggatatttgtgtttctctgggtctttcataGACTATTACACCCTTAactacaagttttggaaagggtagcTCCCATACGTTCCACCTTCTATGTATGTACCTGTactgtcattttgatcagatagtgcggcatgcaatacacgaccagcaaccccccccccctacacaatgtagacacgCGTGGCTTAAATTTTATACTAGACTtcgtgtttgacctccttgtctattctttgtttgtctatggccgcactgcagctgcaattcactaaatctctcttactaattaaacgccgccctcgaataaatgctgcaccaaaaatgatcattgtgttaTAAACCCCACGGTGTTTATTCAAAAAAATACGGTACTttgttctggtatcagtactctTTACAACATTTTACTTTcacacacaaatatctgtactttctacttctccAGGCTTCTTACTTTAGTTTAAATCTGTATTTGGTAGCATaatcaatattatttattgtcaatctacaaagctaccatggagcaaggcagaaggcaacagaagaagaataaaaataaataagaataaaAAACTGTTTTTGGTAAGTTTGGAAAAATATTTTTGCAtttcaaaaacgtttttcaaaaaGATTTTCCCAAccttttaaaactttttttataacctttaaaatatatataaataaaataaaaatatatataagaaaatgttaaaatattttttcaatatTTTCCTGGATCAAAAAAAATTCCTGGCCAATGCGCTGCATAtctatagtgtatttttgtattatgtattaatatgatgtgaggtccatttaccgcgtgacactaaaacaggtgtagtaatggctactttttacttaagtatatgtcagagcccacacttctttactttaacttgagtgaaaaagtgtagtcagtacttaaacttttaccagtctctttaaacatgagtatctgtacttctacttgagtgaaggatgtgtgttcgTTTTCCATCTCTGTTGTAGGTTAACAGCTATTCAGAAATTGTATAAAGTATATACTGTTGGTATTTAGCCATATATACTATTTATGCTAACAGTACCTACTGTAGGTATATAGCTATCCAGAGATGCTAACAGTTGTATATTGTACGTATATAGCTATGCACGGATGCTAACAGATGCTAACCTGCTGGGCATGGCAGCTGCGcccgccacctcctcctcctcttcctcgtagTCGTCCTCCTCGTCCGAGTACGAGGGCTGTGAAGGCCCCGCCCCCCGAGGCGCCGCCCCCCGAGGCGCCGCCCCCCGAGAGCGCCCTGCAGccaggtcctcctcctcctgtcagtcacacagACCAGCCAATCCCAACACATTTTCTGGTTTAGATCTTTTAGATTCCCATATTCAGAACtcgtgtaaacacacacctgcatggtgCCACACGCACCTAgaaggtgtcacacacacacacctgcatggtgCCACACGCACCTAgaaggtgtcacacacacacacctgcatggtgCCACACGCACCTAgaaggtgtcacacacacacctgcatggtgCCACACGCACCTAgaaggtgtcacacacacacctgcatggtgCCACACGCACCTAgaaggtgtcacacacacacacctgcatggtgCCACACGCACCTAGAAGGTGTCACACACCTGCATGGGGGACTTGGCGTAGTTGTGGTTGTCCAGGAAGGCGGGGAGGCGCTGGACAAGGGGGTGGGGGCTGCTGGCGGGGggacctggtggaggtccgGGGGTCTTCCCTGCGGCTCTGGCCCGGCCAGAGGAGCTGCGCAGGGCCTGGGGCAGGGCCTGGGCCGCCTGCCCTTCTCCTGGGCCTGGACACACAACATATCAGCCTGGATCTGGGAGTCAACACTGTGTACCTGACAACATCATGTACATGACtcactccactctccctccccctgcctctccatttacccctccccctgactACTCGTTCACCTGAGGGAGTCTGTTCTGAGGTGACAGGCTCAGGCTCCACCTCCTTCTTGATGGTGGGCGTGTCcccggagggggaggagtcctgCGGCTTCTTGTCCTGAACCAGCTCAGGCTGGGTGTGTCGGATCAGCTGGGTGACAACAGGAATAACATTCCGGTCTGTCACACAACACCTGTTCCTGTTCCGCCACTGGTGGGTGGTGTATGTATGCTAGGCGTGTGCGTatgtacgtgtgcatgtgtgtgtgtgtatgtgtgcgtgcgtgccagGCTGACCTGTTGGAGTCCCTCCAGAACCGTCTGCCGGTTCCTCTTCAGGATCTCCAGCTTGGACTCGTACTTCACCCTCCGGTCTGGAACCACCGCCATCAGGTTGAAGCGGATGTCATGGTACGgctctctgaggggggggggggggggagttagagcATGTGTGCCAATCCTTGAAGTTATCTAGACCCTCTGACTCTAACTCTAACTCTGCCCCGACTCACCCTGCCGTAGCCAGTCCGATCCGCTCCATGATGACTCGCCGGGCCTTGtctgtccattcctcctcttctccccaggGCCCTGgggatgcaaacacacattcaacacCATGTCTGACCTGAGTCCCTCTACACCCTCaggacagagaacacacactgtccctctaCACCCTCaggacagagaacacacactgtccctctaCACCCTCaggacagagaacacacactgtccctctaCACCCTCaggacagagaacacacactgtccctctaCACCCTCaggacagagaacacacactgtccctctaCACCCTCaggacagagaacacacactgtccctctaCACCCTCaggacagagaacacacactgtccctctaCACCCTCaggacagagaacacacacactcagcccccgGGCCTCCTTACCGTGGTCTATAGGATATGTCTTAAGTCCGTCCAGCTCAAACAGACGGTCTTTGATTGGAACGTAGCTAACGAAGTGGAAGGCCTCCATGGTCCTCACAGCACTGATCCCATTTTGCTTCTCCGGCAGGTGCCTGGGCTCcggtctccatggaaacaggAACATGAACAAAGACTTGAGAAACTGAAAAGAGATGCTACATACCTCCTTTATTttttgcattaaaaaaaaacagcagCTTAACAGCGTGTTTGTTATGTTGAATTAGTTGTTATTATACCATCTAGTCTGATATAATACCAGAGTGGAGGGTGACTTGTACTACTGCTAGTAATGAGTCATGTATAAAGATGTTTTCATTGAAGCTTCTACAAACATGACATTTGTCTGAGATGGTCATGAACTATAACAGACTCCTACCGTGCGTGGCTGTTGTGTGCCTTGGCCAGTTCTGGTGCATTGCCAATAGCATAACCTTTACTCTAACAGGAGAAGAAGAACTGTTAGTCATGACTTCTCAGTGCAAAAATACGaaaagtgcaaaaaaaaaatatatatatattaaacgtCTGTACatagtgtgtgttcgtgtgtgtactGTTACCTCAGGACTGAAGCCCTGGgtaaaagcgagagagagagagagagagagagagagagagagagagagagagagagagagagagagagagagagagagagagagtgtgtgtgtgtgtgtgtgtgtgtgtatatagtcaCCTCAGGACTGAAGCCCTGGGTAAAAGCCTTCATGCGGCTCAGGGTGGTGCCCAGTTCCACCCCACTGCAGTTCAGGAGCACGCTCAGTAGAGCATGGGTAGCACAGGAGTTAGGGATGAGCTGAAACACATGGGTCTCTTCCATTAGGCTGATGGCAGACCACAGTTACAGAACACGCTTCGCACTGGGTACAACATGGCATCTGGTCTCATGTAGCACTGGGTACAACATGGCATCTGGTCTCAGGTAGCACTGGCTTATGTGGAACTCCTGCCATAGCCGTACCGTTTTTGCCTTGGGGTTACATTATGACATAACATATCCATCTTGAGATCTCTTCTGTTGGTCTCCATGAGTAacaaccctgtctccctgtgacTGAGAAGTCTCACCTGGTGGGCAAAGAACATGTCGTTGACAATGTCATCGTCAATAACCGAGGTCTCGTCCACCAGGGTGGACACCTTCCTCCGGGACCTGCGTTCCTCAATCCACTTGAACAGGAAGATGAAGCCATACACGGGgctggagaggatgaggggttaGATGGGATGAAAACATGATCAATGCATGTGACATGATGAATGCATGTGTAGCAGATGTCTTCGCGTCACTCGTCAGGATAGCTTTCTCCAAATCTGCCCATAGCGTGTCCGCGACGACCACCTCCCGTTAAACACCGTTTTAACCAGCTGCACCaccgaaaagctagctcttcgatAGCGCGGGTGGGAGGTTTtatactgaggagtgagtttaacgaATTCAACTCGTTTACATATGGTGACAACTAATCAAAAACATGCAGTGGTTTAAAGCCTAACAATACTAAACCAGGTTACAGTGCACACAAAGCCTACAGACAACAGAATAAGTTCGATTGCTTCATACCTTGGACACTTGCTTTGCAGGTCGTATATCTCCTCTACTTGAACTCCTTTCACACCTAGAAAGCAGACCCTACATGTAAAGGTTCTGTGACCCAAATGGAAACAACCATGCCATTCTCTTTGGGCAAAATGCTGAATTTACATACCAAAATCTTCCACCAACAGTGTGAACAGCCCTGCAACCGACGAAAAAAATCTAATGTGAACAGACCGTACGTTTGTGAGGTAATACCTGGAAACAGTATCTCTCGGGTACTGACAAAACGGTGCGAGAGACACGACCCAGCCACCCTACTACACCTACAGTGCAATAGAAGAGTCGCATACAATTCAGAGAATAGTAAGCAATCAAGCAAACGACTCTACTGCCAACGT containing:
- the bap1 gene encoding ubiquitin carboxyl-terminal hydrolase BAP1 isoform X2 encodes the protein MNKGWLELESDPGLFTLLVEDFGVKGVQVEEIYDLQSKCPSPVYGFIFLFKWIEERRSRRKVSTLVDETSVIDDDIVNDMFFAHQLIPNSCATHALLSVLLNCSGVELGTTLSRMKAFTQGFSPESKGYAIGNAPELAKAHNSHARPEPRHLPEKQNGISAVRTMEAFHFVSYVPIKDRLFELDGLKTYPIDHGPWGEEEEWTDKARRVIMERIGLATAGEPYHDIRFNLMAVVPDRRVKYESKLEILKRNRQTVLEGLQQLIRHTQPELVQDKKPQDSSPSGDTPTIKKEVEPEPVTSEQTPSGPGEGQAAQALPQALRSSSGRARAAGKTPGPPPGPPASSPHPLVQRLPAFLDNHNYAKSPMQEEEDLAAGRSRGAAPRGAAPRGAGPSQPSYSDEEDDYEEEEEEVAGAAAMPSRFRRKAGLRPRPGGGPSGGPSGGPSGGPLALNVLTEKLKKEVQLQDAMTTPLSVRTEGRSGGISITAASQPSPTPSNESTDTASEIGSAFNSPLRSPARSQAATRPSSPVASHLTRVLFGEDEGQRLDARHHRAVRELGPSVCTALLHLQENGVLYALPPPAGTSSDEPKATPPPEKREQEGSPGAGEGGGGQGEVKEEDSKEGVEVKPCKVVSTETTGSSKPSGEKYNPKELLALLRCVEGDIASYEVFLKEEVEKRKKYKIDDQRRTHNYDEFICTFISMLAQEGMLASLVEQNISVRRRQGVSIGRLHKQRKPDRRKRSRPYKAKRQ
- the bap1 gene encoding ubiquitin carboxyl-terminal hydrolase BAP1 isoform X1; the encoded protein is MNKGWLELESDPGLFTLLVEDFGVKGVQVEEIYDLQSKCPSPVYGFIFLFKWIEERRSRRKVSTLVDETSVIDDDIVNDMFFAHQLIPNSCATHALLSVLLNCSGVELGTTLSRMKAFTQGFSPESKGYAIGNAPELAKAHNSHARPEPRHLPEKQNGISAVRTMEAFHFVSYVPIKDRLFELDGLKTYPIDHGPWGEEEEWTDKARRVIMERIGLATAGEPYHDIRFNLMAVVPDRRVKYESKLEILKRNRQTVLEGLQQLIRHTQPELVQDKKPQDSSPSGDTPTIKKEVEPEPVTSEQTPSGPGEGQAAQALPQALRSSSGRARAAGKTPGPPPGPPASSPHPLVQRLPAFLDNHNYAKSPMQEEEDLAAGRSRGAAPRGAAPRGAGPSQPSYSDEEDDYEEEEEEVAGAAAMPSRFRRKAGLRPRPGGGPSGGPSGGPSGGPLALNVLTEKLKKEVQLQDAMTTPLSVRTEGRSGGISITAASQPSPTPSNESTDTASEIGSAFNSPLRSPARSQAATRPSSPVASHLTRVLFGEDEGQRLDARHHRAVRELGPSVCTALLHLQENGVLYALPPPGTYALPPPAGTSSDEPKATPPPEKREQEGSPGAGEGGGGQGEVKEEDSKEGVEVKPCKVVSTETTGSSKPSGEKYNPKELLALLRCVEGDIASYEVFLKEEVEKRKKYKIDDQRRTHNYDEFICTFISMLAQEGMLASLVEQNISVRRRQGVSIGRLHKQRKPDRRKRSRPYKAKRQ